A region of Vitis vinifera cultivar Pinot Noir 40024 chromosome 13, ASM3070453v1 DNA encodes the following proteins:
- the LOC100243000 gene encoding small ribosomal subunit protein eS17: MGRVRTKTVKKSSRQVIERYYSRMTLDFHTNKKILEEVAIIPSKRLRNKIAGFSTHLMKRIQKGPVRGISLKLQEEERERRMDFVPDESAIKTDVIKVDKETIDMLSALGMAELPGVVETEPEVVAPAMVFGRGGAGGAGGRRY; this comes from the coding sequence ATGGGAAGAGTGCGGACAAAAACGGTGAAGAAGTCCTCTCGCCAAGTGATCGAAAGGTACTATTCTCGAATGACCCTCGATTTTCATACTAACAAGAAAATCCTTGAGGAGGTCGCCATCATCCCCTCGAAGCGCCTCCGCAACAAGATCGCCGGATTCTCCACCCACCTCATGAAGCGGATCCAAAAGGGCCCTGTTCGCGGAATCTCTCTAAAGCTTCAAGAGGAAGAGCGGGAGCGCCGCATGGACTTCGTGCCAGATGAGTCGGCCATCAAGACCGATGTGATTAAGGTTGATAAGGAGACCATAGACATGCTGTCGGCGCTTGGAATGGCTGAGCTTCCGGGTGTTGTTGAGACTGAGCCGGAGGTGGTGGCTCCGGCCATGGTGTTCGGCCGCGGTGGTGCAGGCGGTGCCGGTGGAAGGAGGTACTGA